In the Longimicrobiaceae bacterium genome, GTTTCCTCGGGGCGTGACAGTGCGGGGGGTGCCGGGACTCAGTCCGGTCCTACCAGATCCTCCTACCAGATCTTCCACTTCGCTTCGCCGTTGTTCCACATTTCTTCCAGCACCATCTTGTCCCGCAGCGTGTCCATCGGGTGCCAGAATCCCCGGTGGCGATATGCCGACAGACGTCCTTCCAGAGCCAGAGTCTCCATCGGCTCGCGTTCCCACACGGTGTCGTCGTCGTGGATGTACTCCATCACCTCGGGTTCGAGAACGAAGAACCCGCCGTTGATCCACGCTCCATCACCCGCGGGCTTTTCTCTGAACCCCCGCACCCGATCATCCCCTTCGGGGAGTGAGAATGCGCCGAACCGCCCGGGCGGCTGCACCGCCGTCAAGGTCGCCAGTGCGCCCACCTGCCGGTGATGCGCGAGGAGCTCATGCAGATCCACGTCGCTCAGGCCGTCGCCGTAGGTCAGGCAGAAGGTCTCGTTGCCGATATGCTCGCGCACGCGTTTGATCCGTCCGCCGGTCATGGTGTTCTCGCCCGTGTCGACAAGGGTGACGCGCCACGGCTCCGCGCCGTTCTTGTGGACCTCCATGCTGTGGTTCGCGATGTCGAAGGTCACGTCGGACACGTGCAGCGAGTAGTTGGCGAAATACTCCTTGATCAGATAGCCCTTGTAGCCGCAGCACACGACGAAGTCGTTCACCCCGAAGGCGGAGTAGATCTTCATGATGTGCCACAGGATCGGCTTTCCGCCGATCTCCACCATGGGCTTGGGTCGGACGCTGCTCTCCTCACTGATCCGGGTCCCGTAGCCACCCGCCAGGATCACCGCCTTCATTCTCCTTGCTCCTTTTTTCGTGCGTCTGCGCCACTTTCGAGGCCGCTTATGCAGCCCCTTGAGCGCTCAGCGAGGTGACGGGCCTGTCGGCCTGGGGCGGCGCCGGGCGGGCCACCAGATGCCGCTGCACCTCGTCGATCACGTAGCTGGCGAATGGCAGCGAGCAGGTGAACCCCGGTGAGACCGCATTCAGTACGTGCATCGAACGGCCATCACCCTGTAGGTGGAAATCCATTTCCAGCGTGCGGCGTCTGACATTCACGAGCTGGGCGCGGATGCCTGCACGTCCCCAACGCCAACCGAGAGAGGTGAGGTCCGACCGGACCAGACCGCCGGCGAGGCGAACCAGATGGCGCCGCGAATATTTCCGCAGCTCGTGCAGGGCGAGGCGACGAAAGTCGAAGGCGTTCTCGAGGAAAACCGCCGCTTCCAGCCCCACGACCTCGGCAAACTCGCCGGGGTGGAAGTTTTCGACGCCGGAATACTGCTCCCGCCAGAAGGCCGGAATCGCGGTGGGTCCGATCTTGACGTGTCCGTCGACCGTCAGGGTGAAATGCACGCCGAGGAAGGGATGACGGAGATCGGGAACGGGATAGATGTGGCAGCGAAGAGGGAGGCTTCCTTCGGCGTACAGGTAGAGCCCCTTGAACGGCAGGATCCGATAGTCCTGCGCGAAGCCAAAGTCCCGGGCGATCCGGTCGGCATACAGGCCGGCCGCGTTGATCACATATCCGGCGGAAATGTCACCCGCCGACGTGCGGATCAGGTCGCCGCGCCTTCGTAGGTATCGGACGTTCTCGCGAATGTCGACCCGCTCAGTTCGAGCATCGGCAACCATAGCGCTGACCACCTCGGTCGGATCGACCGTGGAGGTGTTCGGGCTGAAGAGCGCCCGCTCGAAGGTCCGCGCCAGTGGCTCCAGCTCGCGTGCTTCGTGCTCGGTGACCTCCTGAAGGTCGACGCCGTTCAGGCGGGATCGCCGCAGCAGCTCGTCGATGCCTGCCAGCTCCGTTTCGTCCCGGGCGACGACGAGCTTTCCGCAGCGGTTGATGCGAAGGCCACGCTCTTCACCATAGCGCGTGAGGCGCTGGTTTCCCTCACGAGCGAAGCGGGCCTTCAGGCTGTCGGCGGAGTAGTAGAAGCCCGCGTGCAGAACGCCGCTGTTTCGGCCGCTCGCGTGCAGCCCGCAGGCACGCTCCTTCTCGATCAGCAGGATGCGGGCGTCTCCGAAACGGCGCCTGGCCTCCAGAGCCAGTGCCAGCCCGATCACCCCTCCGCCAATGATCAGGAAATCGGTCGTGCGACGAGTGTTCATCGCCCTGGGGCGGCGATCGCGGAGGTATGTACGGGCGCCGGCGGCTGCACGGTAGCCCGCCCGAGGTTCGCCATTTTCACCTCCCCTGCCGCCGCCTGCAGCTCCGCCTCCACCATGATCCGCACCAGCTCGCGGAACCGCACCTTCGCCTCCCACCCCAGCTTCTCTCGCGCCTTCGACGGATCACCGAGCAGTACGTCCACCTCGGTCGGACGCGTGTACCGGGGGTCGAGTCGCACGTGCTCCCGCCAGTCGAGTCCCACCAGGGTGAACGCCTCCTCCAGCAACTCTCGCACGGTGTGGGTCTCGCCCGTGGCGATCACGTAGTCGTCGGGCTCGTCCTGCTGCAGCATCATCCACATCGCCTCGACGTACTCGGGCGCATATCCCCAGTCGCGACTCGCGTCGAGGTTGCCGAGATAGACGACGTGCTCCAGACCGAGCTTGATGCGCGCCGCGGCCCGGCAGACCTTGCGCGTCACGAAGGTCTCCCCCCGCCGCGGGCTCTCGTGGTTGAACAGGATCCCGTTGCAGGCGAAGAAACCGTACGACTCGCGATAATTGCGGGTCAGATAGAAGGCGTAGGCTTTGGCGCAGGCGTACGGCGAGCGCGGATAGAAGGGCGTCGTCTCCCGCTGGGGAATCTCCTGCGCCTTCCCATACAGCTCCGAGCTGCTCGCCTGATAGAAGCGTGGGGTGATTCCCGTCTCTCGCATCGCCTCCAGCAAGCGCACCACCCCCAGGCCGGTTACCTCGGCGGTGTACTCCGGGATGTCGAAGCTGGTGCGCACGTGGCTCTGCGCCCCCAGGTTGTAGATCTCGTCCGGCTCTACCTGGCGCAGCAGACGGCTGAGTGCGCTGCCATCGTTCAGGTCCCCGTAGTGCAGGAAGAGCCGCGCGTCGGGCTCGTGGGGATCCTGGTAGAGATGGTCGATGCGAGCTGTATTGAAGCTCGAGGACCGTCGGATGACTCCATGCACCTCGTAGCCCTTGGAGAGCAGCAGCTCGGCGAGGTAGCTGCCGTCCTGACCGGTGATGCCGGTGACGAGGGCTTTGCGCCGACGGTGGGTCAGCATGTTTGCGGTCGAGGGGATGGGGAGAGCGCCAGTGCGGAGTGGGCCAGCGGGGCGCCGTGAGGTCACACGGCGGCGCTCAAGGGGGGTATCTCGGATGTGCGGCCGTGCACGCTGCGGTACCAGCGGATGGTTTCACGCAGCCCCTCGCGGAACGGCGTGTGGGCTCGGAATCCGAAGCACTGCAACGCTTTCTGCGTATCCAGGCAGCGCCTCGGCTGCCCGTCCGGCTGCGTCCGGTCGTAGCGCAGCTCTCCGCGGAAGCCGACCAGATCGGCGATCAGCTCGGCCAGGTCCCGGATCTTGATCTCCATTCCCGTGCCGAGATTGACCGGCTCCGCGCCGTCGTAGTATTCCGCGGCGAGCAGCACCGCCCGCGCGCAGTCATCCACGTAGAGGAACTCGCGGCTCGCCTCCCCCGTTCCCCAGAGCTCCACGCTGTCCGCGCCGGTTTCGACCGCCTCCACCATCTTGCGAATGAGCGCAGGGATCACGTGGCTGCTCTGCGGGTCGAAGTTGTCCCGCGGACCGTACAGGTTGACCGGCAGGAGGTAGATCCCGTTGAAGCCGTACTGGGCTCGGTAGCCCTGCAGCTGAACGAGCAACGCCTTTTTGGCGACCCCATACGGCGCGTTGGTCTCTTCCGGATAGCCATTCCACAGGTCCTCTTCGCGGAAGGGCACCGGGGTGTATTTGGGATAGGCGCAGATCGTCCCCAGTTGCACGAATTTCTCGATTCCCGCGCGGCGCGCCTCTTCGATGAGGTGCACCCCCATCGTAATGTTCGCGTAGAAGAAGAGCCCCGGGTTCTCCCGATTGGCGCCGATCCCTCCCACCTGAGCGGCCAGGTGCAGCACCACGTCGGGGCAAACGTCGCGCAACAGGCGACGCACCTCGGTCGGCTCGGTGAGGTCGTATTCAGCGCGGCGCGGCACGAAGACGTGCTCGCACTCCAGCTTGCGCAGCCGCTCCACGATGTGCGAGCCGAGGAAGCCGGCACCTCCGGTGACCAGGACGCGCCGATGCCTCCAGTAGCGCGGCGACGACTCCAGCTCGCCCTCGCGCGACCGGCGGCCGGCGCCGTCCAGGCTCAACCGGACCGCCTCCTCAGAGGGAGTCAGGTGCGCGTAGGTTTCGGTGGGCTCACACATAACTCCTCCTCCCCCGCTCTGCCCTCCGAACACTGCCGCCGAAGACCGGGCGAGACTCGCGGATCGGCTCCATACAGGCTGCCGGGACCTCGATCTCCCAGCTCTGCGCGATCGCCTCGAGCCCCACCAGCACCCGGTTGCGCCCGCGGTGCTCGATCACCAACCCCTCGACCCCGACGAACGGGCCGGAGATGATGCGCACCCGGGTGCCCCGTTCGACCAGTGGCACCGGCTCCACCCGCTCTCCGCTCGCCCGCAGCGCGGCGGCAAATCGCCGAACATTCTCGATCTCCTCCGCATCGATCGGAACCGGGGCGCCGTTGGAGGAGACCACCGTCACGATGCCCGGCGTACCGAGCACCCGCGACAGTGTGGACTTCGCGCACCGCACGAACACATAGCTCGGAAAGAGCGGCCACTCGATCACCTTCACCCGATCGTGCCACTGCCGCTGGCGGGGCAGAACCGGGCAGAAGGACTCGATCCGGTGGAGTTGCAGACGCGCCGCGACCTGCTTCTCGTGCCGCGCCCGGGTGTAGCACGCAAACCACTGCTGTTCGGCGGAGGAGAGTCGAAGGGTAGGTACTGGCGTGGAAGAACCGTCCGAGGCCAACTCGTACATGGGTGCACTCCGTGCCTGTCAGTACCAGAGCGGGAACTGACGAGAGGATGGTAGGGGGAGCGAAAAGCTCAGCGATGCCGCGGGAAAGGTCCGCGTTGCCCGGAGAGATGGGGAGAGAAGTGTGCCGGGCGCCCGCAGCGGTCGCGCGGCAGGAAAAGCGGCTATCGTCCTATGGTTCTGCTTATCGATAGGCCCACCCCTTC is a window encoding:
- the gmd gene encoding GDP-mannose 4,6-dehydratase, yielding MLTHRRRKALVTGITGQDGSYLAELLLSKGYEVHGVIRRSSSFNTARIDHLYQDPHEPDARLFLHYGDLNDGSALSRLLRQVEPDEIYNLGAQSHVRTSFDIPEYTAEVTGLGVVRLLEAMRETGITPRFYQASSSELYGKAQEIPQRETTPFYPRSPYACAKAYAFYLTRNYRESYGFFACNGILFNHESPRRGETFVTRKVCRAAARIKLGLEHVVYLGNLDASRDWGYAPEYVEAMWMMLQQDEPDDYVIATGETHTVRELLEEAFTLVGLDWREHVRLDPRYTRPTEVDVLLGDPSKAREKLGWEAKVRFRELVRIMVEAELQAAAGEVKMANLGRATVQPPAPVHTSAIAAPGR
- a CDS encoding FAD-dependent oxidoreductase, with translation MNTRRTTDFLIIGGGVIGLALALEARRRFGDARILLIEKERACGLHASGRNSGVLHAGFYYSADSLKARFAREGNQRLTRYGEERGLRINRCGKLVVARDETELAGIDELLRRSRLNGVDLQEVTEHEARELEPLARTFERALFSPNTSTVDPTEVVSAMVADARTERVDIRENVRYLRRRGDLIRTSAGDISAGYVINAAGLYADRIARDFGFAQDYRILPFKGLYLYAEGSLPLRCHIYPVPDLRHPFLGVHFTLTVDGHVKIGPTAIPAFWREQYSGVENFHPGEFAEVVGLEAAVFLENAFDFRRLALHELRKYSRRHLVRLAGGLVRSDLTSLGWRWGRAGIRAQLVNVRRRTLEMDFHLQGDGRSMHVLNAVSPGFTCSLPFASYVIDEVQRHLVARPAPPQADRPVTSLSAQGAA
- a CDS encoding UpxY family transcription antiterminator; the protein is MYELASDGSSTPVPTLRLSSAEQQWFACYTRARHEKQVAARLQLHRIESFCPVLPRQRQWHDRVKVIEWPLFPSYVFVRCAKSTLSRVLGTPGIVTVVSSNGAPVPIDAEEIENVRRFAAALRASGERVEPVPLVERGTRVRIISGPFVGVEGLVIEHRGRNRVLVGLEAIAQSWEIEVPAACMEPIRESRPVFGGSVRRAERGRRSYV
- the rfbF gene encoding glucose-1-phosphate cytidylyltransferase, which gives rise to MKAVILAGGYGTRISEESSVRPKPMVEIGGKPILWHIMKIYSAFGVNDFVVCCGYKGYLIKEYFANYSLHVSDVTFDIANHSMEVHKNGAEPWRVTLVDTGENTMTGGRIKRVREHIGNETFCLTYGDGLSDVDLHELLAHHRQVGALATLTAVQPPGRFGAFSLPEGDDRVRGFREKPAGDGAWINGGFFVLEPEVMEYIHDDDTVWEREPMETLALEGRLSAYRHRGFWHPMDTLRDKMVLEEMWNNGEAKWKIW
- a CDS encoding GDP-L-fucose synthase, whose product is MCEPTETYAHLTPSEEAVRLSLDGAGRRSREGELESSPRYWRHRRVLVTGGAGFLGSHIVERLRKLECEHVFVPRRAEYDLTEPTEVRRLLRDVCPDVVLHLAAQVGGIGANRENPGLFFYANITMGVHLIEEARRAGIEKFVQLGTICAYPKYTPVPFREEDLWNGYPEETNAPYGVAKKALLVQLQGYRAQYGFNGIYLLPVNLYGPRDNFDPQSSHVIPALIRKMVEAVETGADSVELWGTGEASREFLYVDDCARAVLLAAEYYDGAEPVNLGTGMEIKIRDLAELIADLVGFRGELRYDRTQPDGQPRRCLDTQKALQCFGFRAHTPFREGLRETIRWYRSVHGRTSEIPPLSAAV